The Changchengzhania lutea genomic sequence TTTTTATATGAACTCATCTTGACTTTTTGTGTTTAACCGAAAATGAGATGAAATTTGTCCAGATTAGGCACTTTTTGAAAGGCATAGCATCGCTACGGATAAAAAAAGTAACGAAATATGTGCAGATTTCGGCCATTTTTTAGGAAATAGAAAAAGTCAAGATGAGTTCTATACACCAAAATTTACTTCAAGACCCAAAGCTTAAAATAAACCCTGGTTTTTTTTAATTATAAATGAATTAAATTATTGTTTTTATTTAAAAAAAAAGCAGTGAATTTTCATAATTCATCACAATTTCCCAATATTTCATTAAAAATATCCAAATATTTTAAGCTATGATAAAAGTCATATTCTAAAATGAACTATACGCAGACCTTTGTAGTATAAATGTAAAACGACAAGGTCATGTATCTATTCAATAAAAAACAAATTAATGTAGCAGCCGCTATAATAGTCACTTTTCTAGTTTCTCAATTGGGAAACGCACAACAATTTAGCTTAGATAATAAAGAATCCTCCTTAATTGTACTTGGTACATCAAATTTACACGATTGGCATATTACTGCTGAAACGCATAAAGGGCTTATTCAGTTTAATGATATAAAAGCTTGTGGTATTGAAAAACTAAAAATCGCTGTTGTAGTTGAAAGCTTGAAAAGTGGAAAAAAATCCATGGACAAAAACACTTACAAAGCTTTACATAGTGACCGA encodes the following:
- a CDS encoding YceI family protein, whose protein sequence is MYLFNKKQINVAAAIIVTFLVSQLGNAQQFSLDNKESSLIVLGTSNLHDWHITAETHKGLIQFNDIKACGIEKLKIAVVVESLKSGKKSMDKNTYKALHSDRFGKITYELTDIKDVTNKSDGKFHITSLGNLTIMDVTKPISLDLSVDIIKNKIVVSGTKKINMTDFNVKPPTALFGTITTGEDVTIKFTTIFKEQSIITINY